DNA sequence from the Halorussus sp. MSC15.2 genome:
CGAACATGAACGCCCGCGACCTGATGACGACCGACGTAGAGACGGTCCACCCCGACGACGAGATAAGCGAGGTGCTGACCCGTCTCGCGACCGCGGACTTCAACGGGTTCCCCGTCGTGGACGACGACGAGCGCGTGGTCGGTATCGTGACCCAGCACGACCTCGTCCACATCTTCCAACCCAGCGACCGGACGCTCTGGATTCCGGTCGGATTCCCGCCGTTCCTCGAAACCCTCGAGTACGCCATCGACCTCTCGTGGGACGACCTCGACACGGAACTCGACCTGTTGAAACACGCCGGAAAGCCGGTCGAGACCGTGATGACCGCCGACGTCGTGACGGTCGAACCCGAGACCGACTTCGACCGCATCCTCGACCTGTTGGCCGACGACGAACGCGACATCAACCGACTCCCGGTCGTCGACGACGACGGCAGACTGCTCGGTATCGTCGCCCGTCAGGACGTGCTTCGAGCGGTCCGCGACGAGCGCCGGACCTCCGGAGAACGCCTCGCGTAAGTCGGTCGAGAAGTCGGTAACCGGCAAACCCTGTCGTCCTTCGAAACGTTGACTCCCCGGCGGCGTCCAGTTCCGTCGTGACCAGATACCGGAACGTCGCGCTGTTCGTCGTGCTTGCCGCCGTCTGGGGGTCGGCGTTCATGGCCATCAAGGCCGGACTCGAATACTTCCCGCCGGTCCTCTTCGCCGCGATTCGGTACGACATCGCGGGCGTCCTGATGTTGGGATACGCCGCCTACGCGACCGACCGCTTGCGGCCGCGCGGTCGGAGCGAGTGGGCGCTCGTCCTCGTCGGCGGGTCGCTGATGATAGCCGCCTACCACGCCTTCCTGTTCGTCGGCGAGGGGTACGCCAGCGTGACGAGCGCTGTCGCGGCGGTCGTCTCAGTCTCAGTCCCGTCCTCACGACCGGGTTCGCGCGCGTCCTGCTCCCGAGCGAACGTCTGACCCCGGCGGGAATCGCAGGTCTGCTGTTGGGTCTCGTCGGCGTCGTGGTTCTGAGCGACCCGAACCCGAACAACCTCGTGAACGCCAGCGTGGTGGGCAAGTCGCTGGTGTTCGCCGCGGCCGCGTCGTTCGCGCTCGGGAGCGTCCTGACCCGCCGCATCGAGACCGAACTACCCATCGAGACGATGGAGGCGTGGTCGATGGTTCTCGGCGCGGCTATAATGCACATCGTCAGCGTCGCCCGGCCGAGCGAGTCGTTCGCCGCGATTCGGTGGACGCCCGAAGCCATCGCCGCGATGGCCTACCTCTCTATCGCCGCGAGCGCTCTCGGGTTCCTCGTCTACTTCGACCTGCTGGACCGCCTCGGTCCCATCGAGATTAATCTGGTGTCCTACGTCGCGCCGGTGTTCGCGGCGCTCTCGGGATGGTGGTTCCTCGGCGAAGGCATCGACCTCACTACCGCCGCAGGGTTCCTGATAATCTTCGCCGGGTTCTGCCTGATGAAACGGAAGGTACTGGCCCGCGAACTCCCCCATCTCAGGGCCGCGGTCACGAGAGAGTGACTCCACAAGGACTTTAGCCACCCGACGAACACCACGCCGCAATGACTGACCGCGGTACCGAGTTCGTGGGTGTCGCCTCCGAGCAAACTCGTCCGGAACCGAATCGGTCGCGGGCCGCCACGGCGCTGTTCGTCGTCGGACTGATGACCGTCGTCGCAAACAGTACGCTGTACTTCTTCGGTGTGGATTCGTTCTCACATCCTGCGGTTTCGGTGCTCGCTCTCTCGTTGCTGGTGCCCCTGTATCTGCAGGAGCGCTGAACGCGGAGGGACCTGACCGAAGTCCGGTCCGCCTCACCCTCTCCGCCGGTCGTCTGGCCACAATCGCTTTTCCTGCAACTCTGGTATAGCACGTACTTCCGATGAAGGCGTTCACCATCACGCACTCGACGGCCCTCGCAGTTGGACTCGGCATCGTCCTCGTCGCGGGTACCGTCGGGGGCGCGCGACGTTCCACACGGAACCGAGCAGCACCGTCCAGCGAACGACCACTGCGGTCGCAGACGGTACGGTCGCGCTTCAGAACGAGAGTGACAACGCCTCGACCGTCCCGGCGAACAAAACCATCGAAGCGATACGGACGGTCGAGAACCGGACGAACGGGACCGTGGTCGGAGCGAGACTTCGCGGTGAGGGAGGCGGGGAACTACAGCGGTCCACGTTCGTCTACGAAATCGACGCGCTGGCGGCTAACGGGACGCTCCTCACGGTGGAGGTGTACGCCGGAAACGCGACGGTAATCGACACGACGCGGGCGAACGAGAGCGGCGGTATCCTCGGCGACCTGTTCGGGTCGAACGACGGGGTGCCAGACGAGGCCCGCAACACGAGTTCACTTCGGTCGGCCGCCGAGGCGGTGGGACTCGCGGTGAACCAGACCGAGTCCGACCCCGCGAACCAGACCGTAACCGAAGTCAAACTCGGAACCCGGAACGACTCGCTAGTTTACACGGTGACGCTGTTCGCACCCGGCGGCGAACCGCGCGAGATAGTGGTGGCCGCGAAGAAGGGGGGCGACGCTGTCGTCACGACTGACCCTCAGTCCGCGCGGACTGTCCCCTGAGTCCGTCACTCCGCCTCGGTCGCTCGCTCGAACTGCTCGTCGGTGAGGTCGATAGTCGCGGTACCACAGGTCGCTGCGCATTGGTCGCCCGTACGCGTCGAACGCGAACTGTCACTAGACGAGGGTTCGAGAAGTTCGGTGGGGAGAGAAGAGATGGAGGGCCGAAGCGTCGTCACTCCCGCTTGTGGCCGTGACCTGCGAGGAGGGCCGCGAGGTTCAGGACGAGGAGACCGACGAAGGTCAGCAGTTCACCCTGCGTCGAGATGCCGGCCAGCAGCAGCGGCACGTAGAGGAACGGGAGGGCGATTGCCGACCAGAAACTGACGACTTCGAGCGGGGTCGTGAGGGCGTGTTCTCGATAGCGGTCAGACAGGGAGGCGAGTCGGCGACTCGTCGCGGTCGTCTCACCGGCGTCTGGCGAAGAACCGACGGCGGACTTGCTTTCGTTTTGGAGGGGTGATTCGGTCATGGGCGTTCCGACCTCGTTCCTTCGTTGGAGGGCGAGGGTCATATAACGGGAAGAGTGTTAGCGCGATTTCAGAATCTTCATCCACTGGACGAACGAAAACTGTACATTTTATAACTGCTTCTAATGGCTTCATAAAATTTAAAACCGAATCTAAGGGTTTTTCACTCATTTTATACGCGTGCAGAAATGCGGGGATAACCGTCGGCGAAACGCGGTAATCAGGTGTTGCCTGTGTCACGTCGCCCCGAAATCAGGGACCCTCCAAACGGGCAGTACGCTTCGAACGGCGGTTTCTCTCTACAGGTAGAAGGACGCAGTCGAGCGCGAGGTCGGCAGAAAAGGATGAAGATGCCGCGCGAGAAACGACCACACATGTGCGAGCAGGGAGATTGGATGCGACCAGAGGACGACCACTTGCTCGCCTTGCTCCGTACCGAGCGTAAGGATACGTTCACCGCCATCGCCGCGCAACTCCCGTTCCCGCGCGAGCGAGTCGCCGAGCGCTGTCGGACGCTGGCGTCGTACGGTCTGGTCGAACACCTCGGCAGCGACATTTACACCATCAGTCCGCTCGGGGAGCGGTATCTCGACGGTGAAGTCGAGGCGGCGGAACTGGAAGAGTGCTGACTCGGACGCAAGTAACCCCGGAGATATTCCCGAACACGTACTGCACACCGGTTACTCCGTTGTCGAGACGACTAAGGCCGAGCAAAATAGTGGACCGAACTGCAACGGTGGTACAGACGTTCGGGAACTCCGAAACGATACGTCCCTAGTTTCGGAGATGGCCGCAACGGTCGAAACCGACCGGAACCGACGGGACTGGTGGCGGTGTTTAGGAGGTCTCCCTGAGTGGAGCGACGTACGAGCGGGCGTCCTCGCCCGCACTCTACCCACCATGGCCGTAACTACGAACCCCGAACACGTGAATCGCGAAACGACGTTCGAACTACTGAGCAATCCCGTCCGCGAGGCGATTATCTCGACCCTCCACGAGTCCGGGTCCGTCGAGCGGGAACGCCTAACCGAGACGCTGACGACCGACACCGACGAGGGCGCTCGTCGCCGGACTCGCATCGCGCTTCACCACAACCACCTCCCGAGACTGGCCGACGCCGGGTTGCTAGTCTACGACGAGGAGACGGTGACTGCGACGAGTCGGTTGGCGGCCGTCGCCGACCGAGTGGCGGCGCTCGACGAACTCGACGACTCCCTCACGCGAGCCGAATAGCGATGGTCGTTCACGCGCTTCAGTGCACGGAGTGTACCGAGACCAGAATCGGCCGCGACACCGAGGACGGCGTTCGCCCAGTCAAGCGTGCGTGTCCGAACTGCGGGTCCACGTCGGCGGTACCGTTGGCGACGACGCAGACGAACTGAGTCGCGCCGGGGGCCTCCTACGACGGGTGACTCGCCGTCGGCGGTGTCACTTCTTGCGGCGGCCGATATGAGGAGGACTATCGCCAGTCTCAGGTCGTGGTATCGCCGTCTCATCGCTCGTCGAGACGGTTCGATACCCGAACAAACGCATTACGTATCCTACAATACGGATTTTAGTGTCCGATAGTTCGTGTCGGGTTCGACGAGTTCATCGCCGAGAACAGAGGCTACCGGAGGAAACAAAATCCTGAGAATGCCCGGGGAGGGCTCCGAACCCTCGATCTCCGCATGACCCAGGTACGAGGCTCGGCGGGCCCCTTGGGCATGGGAGGCTTCCAAGGCCTGAGCACCGAATCTCAGTAACCCTATGAGTGCGGCGCTATGTCCAGCTAAGCCACCCGGGCTCGGTTTCGAGTAGGGCGGTTCTACTCTTTAAAGTTCTCATCTCGAACGGGTTCGCCACACCGAAGCACGGAGGTTCCGGCGGTCGGCGGGAACGTCCGTTGCAGGGCGACGAACCCACGACGACGAACGGTTGGCCGACCGTCACGCTTGCGGACTGAGGCGTGTCACACCGCGTGAATAAACCGCGGCACTCACCCGGCGGATTTAAGCCGGGGGGATAATCATACCTGAGCATGAACGTTCCCGGAATCGTACAGTCCCGACTCGACGGCGAACAGGTCGCGGCGAAGGTGTCCCTCGGCGGTGAGGACGGTCTCTACGTGACCCGCACGCGGACCCTCATCTACCGCGCCGACGGACTCCTGAGCGACGAGTCCGTCGAGGAGTACCCTCACGAGGCCGAGCGAATCGAAATCTCGGAGGGGCGACGCAAGTCGTCGGTCGAACTCGATTACGGTATCGACGGCGAAGAGAAGTTCAAGGTGCCGAGCAACCGACTCTACGAGGCGCTCCACCCCGTGCTGGCGGGCGTGCTGAACGCCGCGGACGTGACCGGACCGGACGAGACGGTCAAGCAGACCTACCAGTTCAGCGAACTCACGCTCGTCATCACCAGCGAACGCGTCGTCAAACACGTCGGCGCGGCGGTCTGGGACCAGGACTACGAGGAGTTCCACTTCGACGACGTGACTGCCCTCGACGTGGAGAAAGGCAGCGTCTCCTCCCAGATAATCATCGAGAGCGCTGGCCGACCCCAGCGCATCAAGACCCCGAGCGACCAGACCCGAGAGGTCCGCGAGCGCATCGAGCGCGCACTGCTCGAACACCACGACAAGGGTTCCTACGAGGAGTTCGCCCGCGAACACGCCGACCCGGACGACCACGCCGAGGCCGAAGGCGAGCAGTCCGCCGAGACCGAGTCCGCGAACGACAGTGACGCCGACCCGCTGGCCGGTGGCGGCGTCGCC
Encoded proteins:
- a CDS encoding HPP family protein, with the translated sequence MNARDLMTTDVETVHPDDEISEVLTRLATADFNGFPVVDDDERVVGIVTQHDLVHIFQPSDRTLWIPVGFPPFLETLEYAIDLSWDDLDTELDLLKHAGKPVETVMTADVVTVEPETDFDRILDLLADDERDINRLPVVDDDGRLLGIVARQDVLRAVRDERRTSGERLA
- a CDS encoding MarR family transcriptional regulator; translated protein: MRPEDDHLLALLRTERKDTFTAIAAQLPFPRERVAERCRTLASYGLVEHLGSDIYTISPLGERYLDGEVEAAELEEC